A region of the Candidatus Cloacimonadota bacterium genome:
CGAAGAGGCCTGGCGCCTGCCCCACTTCCTCTACGAAGCCAAATCCCTCACCAAACCGGTCTGGTTCTTTGGCCGCACCAGATGCGAGGTTTGGGAATATTACGGCCACTACAACCCACTCAGCATGAAATACATGATGACGCCGGACAACCTGGACGCCCTCATCGCCGCCCGGGGCCTGCACATTGCCTATACCCACCTCTGCCAGTCGCAATCGGGCTCCACCTACAGTTTCTGGCAAATCTCGCCCACCGGGGATTACGAGATCCGCGACGACGTGGACGACATGCTGCTGATGCTGGACCACTACCGCAGCCACCGGGGCCTCTGGATCGCGCCGCTGGAGGACATCTTCGACCGCATGCTGGATATCGAGGAAGTGAAGATCACGGCGGTGGAAACCACCCCGCAGGAACATATCCTGAAGGTGACCCTGGCCAGCGGGGCGAAGCGTGACCTGGCTGATCTGAGCCTCAGCCATAAAGATGATGTTTACAGCATCGACATTCTGCCCGCGAACGGCGAATCAATCCTTTATATCCCGGACTTCAGCGGGCAGGGGCAGGTTCCGGAAACCCTCTACCATGTGAACTACCACGCCGGGCAGCTGGCCATCACCAAAGCTTACGACCTGCCGCTGGAACCGATGCTGGTGGAAATCTTCAATCTGCGCGGCCAGAAGATCCAGACGCAAGACTTCATCTTCATCCAAACCGAACACATCCTGCCCTTCGCGGACAAGGCCTCGGGAATCTATCTCGCCCGGCTGAAACCGCTGGAAGGGACTCCGGTGCTGCTGAAATTCAGCGTGGTGAAATAGCTCAGTCGCTCACGCGGAGGGTGACGCCGCCGAGGAAGGAGATCCCCGGCTGGGGCACGTAGGCATAAACCGAGTAGCTGCGGTTGAGGGCGTTGCGAACGCTGAAATGGGGGGAGAGGGTCCAGCCCCTCAGTTGGAAATTTACCGCCGCGCCCAGATCCAGCAGAGCGTAACCCGGCAGCGGGGCGGAGAGGTTGTCCGGAGTTGTAAACTGTTCCCCCGTAAACCGGTAGGCACTCCAAAAACTGAATCTTGGCCAGCTCAGGTCCAGCTTCAGGGTGTAGCTCAGTTCCGGCGTGTACATCAGCCTGGGAGCGCTCTCCGCGGGTTGCGAGCTGAAGTCGAGGGCATCCGTGAGCAGCGCCGCGGCGGCCAGTTTCAGCCAGGCCAGCGGCTCCCAGCCAGCCTCGAGTTCCAGGTTGCGGATCCGTGCCCGGCCGATGTTCAGGGGTTTCCAGACGTTGCCGAACATCTGCACCTGGCGCCACTGGATGAGGCTGTCGATGGTGTTGTGATGCCAGACGGCACGCAAATTGAAGGTGCCCAGGCGATTGTCCAGCCAGATCTGCCAGCCTTTGGACCTCTCGCTGGCCAGGTCCGGATTGCCGATGGCCTGGGAATCTCCGCGCCAGTAAAGGTCGTAAGGTGAAGGCAGGGCGAAGGAAGTGCCCAAAGTACCGCCCAGCGTGCTTTCCACGTAGCCGTAGCGGCGGATGCTGCCCTCCAGGCGCCAGCTGAGGTTGTCGTCCGCTCCGGCGTGATCGTAGCGCAAGGCTCCGGCCCCGCTGTAGATGAGGTCGCCCCGGTCCAGTTCCAGAGAGCTTTTCAGGCTGGCGTTGGCAAAACCCGCGCGGTGGTCAAGAGCATTGGCGGGCAGCAGCATATTCTGGTTCTGATAACGCTCGGAACCCAGTTCCGCGGCCAGTCCGGCGCTCAATTTCAGGCCTTGCGTGAGCTCCAATTCACCGCCCAGGCTGCCTCTGAGGCCGCTGTCCAGCAGCTTTTGCCGGTATTGGGAGAGGAAAACCGGCAGGGGGGCGCGGGTGTTGTCGTAAAGGGTGCCGTCGAGGTTCAGCCAGGCCAACAGGTCAGCGTTCAGGCCCCGCAGCGGGGAACTGAGCGTAACCCGGTTGCGGTTGGCGTAACCCTCTAAAAAAGCATTGCGATAGACCTCCGAGAAATTCACCGTGCCGGGCAACTGGCGGTGAAAGGCCACGTAATCGGTCTGGAGACTGAGGCGAGCCTGGCCCCAGGCGGTGGAAAGCGAGGCGGAAAGAGAGTTTTGGCGCTTGGCGTTGTTCTCGCGGATGGCCACGCTATCCGGCGCCCACCAGTCCGGCATCCGGTAGGGAAAATCGTTGTCCGTGTCCAGATGCGAGGCGTTCAGCCTAAGGTCCAGGTTTTTGAAGGCGGTGCCGAAGGCCAGCGCGGTCTGGGCATGGCCGAAGGAGCCAAGTTCCGTGCTCAGGGAAAAGTCCGAACGGCCTTGGTTCCGCCCCTGTCTGGTGCGGATGTTCAGGATCCCGCCGATGGCCGAGCCCCCGCCATAGACGGAGGCGTTGTTCTTGATCAGTTCGATGGAAGCGATGTTGGCGGCGTCGATCAGGGAAAGGTCGTAACTTTCACCACCGGGATTGAGGGCCACGCCGTCCAGGATGATCAGGCTGTGGCGGGCCAGATTGCCCAGAATGGACACGCCCTGGCTTTCCCCCGCCAGCCGAACGTCGCCGGAATGAGTTGAGGCGCTGGAACTTAACACCTCTCCCGCGGAGTAGTAGTGCCGGTCCGGATCCACAGGCAGGGCCACGCGGTCCGCCGGCGGCGCGAAGAAGTCCCAGGCGCTTTCGCTGACGGTTATCTTGGGCAACAGCACCGGTTCCGGAAGCAGCGTGACGCGCTTGCCCACCTCTGTAACGGGCAGGGTCCTGGCCTGAAAGCCCAAACGGCTGAAAGACAGGGAATCCGCCTGGGTGGAGATTTTGAAAGCGCCGTTTTCGGAGCCATAGATCTGGATCAGTCCATCTGATACGAGCACCGAGGAGATGGCCTGCCCGGAGGGATCGACCACCTTTCCCTCGATCACAAAAGCGTTCAGCCACCCCACCGCGACCAGCAGCAGGAAAGGCAGAAGGACCTTTTTCACGGAACGCCCGGATAGAGAAGATTGGGCTTGCCGCTGGCGGGATTGAGCATGGTCTGCAGCTCCAGGCCAAACAGCTCGCGCAGGGGCCCGGGACGCATCATTTCCTCCGGAGTTCCGCTGCCCAGCACCCGGCCCCCGGCCAGAAAGACCATCCGGTCGGCAAAATTGGCGCCCAAATTGAGGTTGTGGGAGATCAGCAGGATGCCCTTGCCGCTGGCGCGCACGATCCCGCGCAGCAGGGCCATGATCTCCACCTGATGGTTGATGTCCAGCTGGGAAAGGGTCTCATCCAGCAGGATGTAGGGTGTGTTCTGGGCCAGCGACCGGGCGATCAGCACCCGCTGTTTTTCACCGCCGCTGAGCTGGGAATAGAACCTGCCGGCCAGACCTGCCAACTGCAGCTGCTCCAGCACCTCCCCCACGGCCTCCAGATCGGCCGGAAGCCAGCTTTGCATCAGGCCCAGATAGGGATAGCGGCCCATCAGCACGATGTCGCGCACAGGATAATCGAACTGGAAGACGCTTTCCTGGGGCACGAAGGCTATGAGGCGGGCCAGCCCGGAGCGTTTGTAAGCGTCCAAGGGCTTGCCCAGAAGGCGGATCTCGCCCTTCAGAGCCGGCAGAAACCCCAGCAGCGCGTAAACCAGAGTGGATTTCCCGGCGCCGTTGGGCCCCACCAAAACGGTGAATTCGTCCCCCGCCAGGCTCAGGTCCAGTTCCCTGAGCACCATCTGGGCGTCGTAGGCGCAGCTAAGTTTGGTTACTTCGATCATGTCTTCATCCAAGGCGAATTTCTGGCGGTGGCCAAATCTGTCAATGGCGGCGTGAAGAAGCGAAATTTTGTTGCCTGGAATAGCCTAGCAAATTACTATATATTCAGAAGAACAATCCCAAGGAGAAACGATGGCCATTGGCACAAAGACAGAATACGCGCTGCGGGCCCTGCTGGAGATACCCGCAAAGTCCAGCGTGTCCGCGAATCAGATCTGCGAGCGCCAGCAGCTGCCCAAAAAGTATGTGGAGCATCTGCTGAGCGCGCTCAAGAAGGCCGGGCTGATCGCCAGCAGTTCCGGTTCCCGCGGAGGCTACACTTTGGCCCGTCCGGCAGGCCAGATCAACCTTTACAACATCATGGAAGCCGTGAACGACCACAATCTGGAGCTGGACTGCGGCATGGGCAAACAGTTTTGTCTGGGCGATGATTGCCCGTTGCGGCCCCTGTTTGGCGATCTGGCGGCCCGGCAGCGTGAGCTTTTGCAAAAATACAGCCTGGCCCGCATCGCCAAGTTATTCACACAGGAGAAAAAATGACCCCCGGCAAGATCTACATGGATAATTGCGTGACCACCCCGCTGGCCCCGGAAGCGCTGGAAGCCATGCGTCCCTACTTCAGCGAGGAGTTCTGGTTTCCCGGCGCTTTCATCAGCACCGGCGAAGCCACCAGCGCCACTTTGGCCGGCTGGCACGACGCGATCGCCAAAACCCTCAACGCCACCGGCCCGGAGATCCATTTCACCTCCGGCGGCACCCTGGCGAACAACCTAGCCATCAAAGGCCTGGCCTGGGCCCACAGCTCCGCCGGCAAACACGCCATCGTATCCGTGGTGGATTATCCGGACCTGCTCACCAACGCCGCCTGGCTGGAAAAACAGGGCTTTGAAGTGAGCTATCTGGAGCCGGACGCCGCGGGCCTGGTGAGCGCGGACAAGCTGAAAGCAGCCATCCGTCCGGACACCATCCTCTTTCTGACCACCATCGTGAACCACGTGGTGGGAACCATCCAACCCATCGAGGCCTACGCCAGGGTGCTGGCGGAAGCCGGTCACCGCATCTTCTGGCACGCCGATGCCGGACAGGCCTACGGCAAGCTGCCTCTGGACGTTCAGGCCCTGGGCGTGGACACCCTCAGCGTTTCGGCCCACAAGATCCATGGGCCGCAGGGCATCGGCGCCCTCTACGTGAAACAAGGCGTCAAGCTGGCCCAGTTGATCCACGGCATCAACCGCCTCGACCCTCTGCAGACGGGGGGCCTGAGCCTGGCCCTGATCGCCGGATTCGTGAAAGCCGCCGAGCTCACTTTTGCCGATCTGGCCGCCACCACCTCCCAACTGCGGGAGCTTTCGGATCATCTGCTGCAGCGCCTCGAAGCCACCATCCCGGAGATCGAGCTCAACGGCCCCCGCGGGGAAGGGCGCGCCTGCCACAACATCAACGTCTCCATCGCCTACATCGAAGGCGAGGCCATCACCATGATGCTCGATCTGCAGGGCATCACCGTCGCCACCGGTTCCGCCTGCGCCTCCCAGGGCCTGAAAGCCAACTACGTGCTGATGGCCATGGGCAAAAACCACGTCCAATCCCATGGCTCAATGAAATTTACGCTGTCCCGCTACAACAGCAGGGAAGACATCGATCTCGCGGTGTCCCGCCTGGCCGAGATCACGGCTTCGCTGCGCGAGCGCAGCCCCCTTTATCAGTCAACTCATCCCCAGGAGAAATAAATGCAATACTCACAAAAGGTTCTGGACCACTTCATGCACCCCAAGAACGTGGGCAAAATGGAAGCTCCGGACGCCCAGGCCACCGAGGGCAGCCCCGCCTGCGGCGACCAGGTGACCGTTTACCTCAAGGTGGACGAAGCCAGCAAAAAGATCGAAGATATCAGCTTCCTTTCCTACGGCTGCGCCTCCAACATCGCCACCGCCTCCATCATCACGGAGCTCGCGAAGGGCAAGACCCTCGACGAAGCGAAACAACTCACCTGGCGCGACGCCATGGAAGCGCTGGACGGCCTGCCGCCGGTGAAAGTCCACTGCTCCGTATTGGCCGCCGACACTTTGCAGACCGCCATCTCCAATTACGAGATCGCCCACGGTCTCAAGGAAGTGCCCAACTTCGGCAAGGAGACCATCATCGAAGAGCTCAAAAAGATCATCTATCCCCAGGTGGGCGAAGACATTGTATCCCTCAAGATGGTGAAATACGTGGGCTTCGACAAGGGCGAGGTGCTGATCGACATGAATATGATGAACTTCGACCAGTGGCGCGACAACGTGGCCGAAGAGATCCGTGAGCATCTGGGCAAATATCCGGAAGTGAAAAACATCCAGATCAACTTTCCCTGATTGTTTCTCCTTGAAACAACACGGCGGGATCCCCATCCCTGACCAGGAGGGGATTCCGCCATTCACTATCTTGACTTGGGCTTACCAGCGCAAAACCTTGCCGGTTTGCACTTTCGGGCCGCTTTGCAGGCGGATGAAATAGAGACCCGGACTCACCTGGCGGCCCTGGCTGTCTTCTCCGGCCCAGACAAGTTCCCCACTTTCGAAACGCTGGGGCTCGAAGCGTTTCACCAACTGACCTTTCAGATTGTAAACACTGATCAGCACCGGTGAGGCGTCTTTCTGGTCCCAGCAGATATTGGTGAATTCGCGGAAGGGGTTGGGATAACAGGGCTTCAGTCCAACTGCGGCCGGGATCTCCTGCTCCGATGGGATGGCGGTGTCGCTCCAACTGATCATTTGCGCCCGCACCCCGTTCAGCATCTGGCCGTGGTCGCCGTAGCCGCTGCGGCCGTCCCTCCAGCTTACAAACATGGTTTCCAGCCCGGGATTTGAGAGCACGGGCAAATCCTGGTCCCCGGGCGCGCTGCAAAGCAGGCGGGGTATGTAATCCAAGGTTTCGCCCCAGGAGCTGGCGCGGCTGAAATAGAGTTCCAGATCACTCGTTGTGCCTGGATGGATCGCGCTCCATACGGCCATGAAATGCCCGGAGGCAAAGCGGCCGAGGGCCATTTTCCCCACCTGCGCGGGCGGGGTCTGGTCCAGCCGGTTTCCGGGCGAGTCGTAGATCAGCTCTCCCGCGGGATTTACAGCCTGCACATAAACCCCGTCATTGTGTTTGAAGCCGATCACCACCCCGTGTTGATCCGCCATCCCGGCCAGATAGGTGCCGCTGTCGCCCAAAAGCTCGACCCCGTCCATTCCCCAGGGCAGTTGGATGTCCGGAGTCACCTTCTGGGCATAGGCCGGTTTCACGGTTCCGCCGTCGATCAGCAGGATCAGATCGCTGCCGCTCAGAGTGGCCTGGCTGGGATATAGAGGGGTGAACCCTTCTCTGTAGAAGAGCATGTTTCCGTCCGCATACCAGCCCGTTTCAGCGTTGCCGAAAGCGTCCAAGCGTTTTCCGCGCACCTGGTAATTGGATGAGCCCGGCCAGCGCTCGCTCCAGGTGAAGTGACGCGCAACCGGAGGTCCCACAGCCGTTTGCTGACTGTAAACCTCGTTTTTCACGATCACCCCGTCCGCGCCCCACATCGCCTGTCCGTTTGAGATGCGTTGGCCCATCACCCGCTTGCGGTTGCTATCGAGGTCGATCTCCCAGCTGATGTAAACATCCCCCTCATAGGAGGCAAGCCTGGCCGAAACAGGTAACTGGGGGCTGATCAGTAATCCGGGGCCGGGCCACTGGGTGTTTCCGCTGAGGTCCAAGATCTGCAGATGTAGCCCATCGCTGTAATAGAGCGCGGCAAAGTGCTGATAAGTATGGTTCACGGCATCCAATAGAACGCTCGAGTCCCCGCTCCCAAGCCGGATCCCGTCTCCAGGCAGCAGCAGTTCCCCGTTTAGTGACAACTTCTGCAGATAGAGCCGGGTGGCGCATGCCTGGCGGCTGTCGGCATAAAAGAGAAAGTTGCTGTCGTCCACATCCAGGCTGCGAACAGGCCAGGCCTCCCCGCAGAGCGCGCTGGCCAGGATCTCCTGCTCCGGGGTCAGCTGAGGCGTTCCCGCGGACGAGAACACCCTGCGCCGCAGATATTTGGCATCCAGTCCCGGCTCTGCCGAGAGGCTTAGCAGGCTGGCGTTCCAGGCAAAGCAGCGCGGACGCGAAACTTCATCCAAAGCTTCGCTCAGCGTCAGCCCCTCCTGCGGCCAGACCAAATCCCCAGTATAGTTCTCTATCAGCTGCGCTTTCAGTTTCCGTGTTCCGTCCACAAGCGATTCTTCCACCCAAGTGAAAGAGTAATTGCCCTGGTTGTCCTGAAAATCGATGGCCTCGATCAGCACATCGCTGCTGCTGCGGATCAGTTGTTCGGCCACCATGTATTCGGCGGAGTAAAACTGATACCATGTTAGCGTGGAAACACCATCGACGACGGTACTGCAGAGGATCTGGGGTAAGCTCAGCCCGGAGCTCTTGATTATCGTTTTCAGAGGCACCGGGGAAGGATTGACCACCAATTCCAGCGGTTCCTCGATGTTCCAATTTCCACCCCAGGTGAGCAGTTTGAGCTTGATCCTGGTATCCATCAGCGCGGTCAGCGCCATATCCCAGATCCGTTCGTCACTGGTAAGGCAGAACTGGTGGTCTCCGTACTCCCCGGGATATTTGGGATAGGACTGCTCCCAGGAGCCTGTGCCGTAGCTGTAGAAGCGTTTGAACCGGTTCAAGACGCCGGTGGGGGTGGTTTCCTGCCAGGCCACCACGATTTCGCTGTCGTAACATTTCGCGATCAAGCCCTGCAGCTTGAGGGTCCCGTTCGCTTGCAAAGTGGGGCGGTTGGATATCCACAAATCATTTCCGTTGGCATCGAAGCGATAGCCCAGGGCCATTGGCTGGTCTGTGTCGGGTTGAGCGAAGAGCAGGGCCCCGCCCTCGGCGTTCCCGGACAGATAGTATTTGGCCCTGTCGCGCTGGCAATCGGAATTGACTGCCACGCCCTGCGCGCTCCAGAGCATGATCCCATAATCGTTGATTTTCTGTAGCTGCAGCTGGCTGTTTCCCGCGTCCAGGTCCTCCAGCCAAGCCAGGATGAACTCTCCGTCTCCGGTCTCGACTATTTGAAGCGCGCGCTTGACGGCCTCGCCGGCCTTCACCACCAACGGCTCGTCCCAAAGCGAAACTCCCTCCCCGCTCAGCTTGCTGGCCAGGAGCAGGTTTTCGCCCCCCCGGGTCTGCGTCCACACAGTGGTCACGCTGCCATCCGCGCTTTGCGCGGCGGAACCTCCGAACCTCAAATCCTGACCTTCCCGCACGATCGTTTCGCTGGACCAGATCGGATTCGCCAGCGCCAGAGAGCATCCCAGCGCCAGCGCCAGGATAATTGACACTTTTTTCATGTTAAAACTCCTGTTTTGGATTGTGAAAAGAACAAAAAGCGGAGGCCAATACAGCCCTGAAGATAATAAGCAAACATTGAGCCGGGGGTTCTCATATACTTAGTGTACGAATAAATCAAAGGTACATCCTGTTTTCTCCTATCGTGATGTGGGGCAGGATGATACAAGCCATCCAAAACATTTCCCTTGACTCCGCCCAGCACGTCCATAAGCTGCATCCAGCATGAGTAACAAGCCAGACAGCAGCCATACCAATTCCGAACCAGTGGACCTCCCCAAAGTCCAGAAAGCGGTGCGGAAAAGGGCCATCAGCGAATTCGGCCAGCCGGTCATCGCGGACGGGTTGGTGAACCGCGTCAGCCTCAGATTGCTTGATCAATCACGGGAAGGGCAAGCTCCACTCTGCTGGGACAAGCTCTACCGCCGCGAGGTGGAGGCCTGGTTCTCCGAACTGCAATCCTATTGCCGGCGCTACACGGTAAAACTTGTCCACGATCCCGAAACCGCTGCCGATATCTGCCAGGATTGCCTGAAGGAACTGCTGCTCTCTCAAAACAGCATCCGCAACGTCAAAGCCTGGATCTGCCGCGTGGCCCACAACAAGGCGGTAAGCCAGATCAATAAAGAGATGAACGAACGGAACCTTGCGCAGGAACTGAAAAACATCCCCGTTCCTGAGGACCCGGAAGACCAAGAGCTACCCGCCCGGCTGGACCGGAAGCAACTGCGCAAACTGCTTTCCAGAGCCGATTATAGCCTCTGGCTGCGCGTCTGCGAGCACAAAACCCTGAAAGACTACGCCCGGGCGGAGGGGATCAGCTACCAGACCGCGAAAGCACGCAAACACCGGATTCGAACGAACCTTCGCAGCGCCTGGCTGCGCGCGCGGGACTGGACTGATTCGCCCCAGGTCCTTTCCCATGATGAATTCAGGGCCATCCAACGCTTCATCTCCAGGCTGCTGGCCAGCTATGGTTCTGGATCCCCGCCCGCCCAACAAGAGCAGCGGAACAAGCTCCGCAATCCCAAACTAGAAGAGGCATTTCAGGGCCTGAGTAAGATCCACGAATGGACCGTTTCCCTGCTGGACGAGGGCGGTTTTTCCCTGCTCGTGGTCGGCATCAGGGATGAACTGCCCCTGCCGGTGAAGCTGTTGGTCAGGTTGGACCGCGCCCACCGGGTGAGGGTGATCGACTGCAGAAGCTTCACAATGATGGCCTTCGCTCCCAGCGATGGAGCCAGGATTTTCACCGCCGAGAAAGGCCGCAACATGTTAAAATACGAAGAGCTTCTGCGCCTGGCACCCAAGTTCACCGTCCTGGACCAGGAGCGCTTTGACCGCATGCTGGAAGACCTCAAACTCCAGGACCATGACTGAAGCGCCTTGGCTGCGACACGTCCAAACACTTTTTCCCTTGACGAAATTCAGCAAGTTTTATCGTTGCCGTAAGACTCAATCCAATAAGGAGCATTAAGATGAAAAGGACTCTGATGATCATCGCCGTGCTGCTGCTGGGCCTGGCCCTGCTGGCAGCCGAAGCCAAGGACGAGGCGATCGAAGCTCTCGACGCCGCCAAAACCCAGATCAACAAGGGCGATTACGCCAAAGCCCGGCAGGAGATAGATTTCGCCCTGGCCAAGATCAACGAGATCCTGGCCGAAGACCTGCTGAAGTTCATCCCGGACAGCTCAGGCGGCTTCACGCTGGAAAGCAAGGACGCCACTTCCCTGAACATGATGGGCGCGAACAACACCGCCGTGGGCAATTACACCAAAGACGACGCCAGTTTCAGCCTCACCATCACCGTGGGCGGGGTTCTGGGCCAAAGTGGCGGCATGATGGGCCTGGCCAACATGTTCGGCGCTGTGGCCCAGGCCGGAAAAACCGTGCGCGTGAGCGGCTACACCGGCACCCAGGAATATGACGAAGACGAAGAGGAAGGCACCCTCACCATCAAAGTGAACGACCAGATCACCGTGATCGTTACCGGAGAGAACATCAAGAATGCCGATCTCCTCAAAACCCTGGCTGAAATGGTGGAACTGGACAAGCTGGAAGAAGCATATTGACCAAGACAATGCCTTGGACGCTCAGTTAACAGAGGCAACTTAAGTATTTACAACCAAGTTAGCACCCTGTTGGATTTCAGTGGCCTGCCCGTGACGGTGTCCGCCCGCAGGTTCAGGCTGCCGGGTAACCAGCAGGCTTGGAAGTGCTTATCAAGCCGAGGGAGGAACCCTGAAATTCCGCTTTCTCCCGGACGGGGAGAGGGCTGAAAAACAGGCCGGCCCAGAGTGAATCTTTATCGAACTCAAAGGAT
Encoded here:
- a CDS encoding TonB-dependent receptor, whose protein sequence is MKKVLLPFLLLVAVGWLNAFVIEGKVVDPSGQAISSVLVSDGLIQIYGSENGAFKISTQADSLSFSRLGFQARTLPVTEVGKRVTLLPEPVLLPKITVSESAWDFFAPPADRVALPVDPDRHYYSAGEVLSSSASTHSGDVRLAGESQGVSILGNLARHSLIILDGVALNPGGESYDLSLIDAANIASIELIKNNASVYGGGSAIGGILNIRTRQGRNQGRSDFSLSTELGSFGHAQTALAFGTAFKNLDLRLNASHLDTDNDFPYRMPDWWAPDSVAIRENNAKRQNSLSASLSTAWGQARLSLQTDYVAFHRQLPGTVNFSEVYRNAFLEGYANRNRVTLSSPLRGLNADLLAWLNLDGTLYDNTRAPLPVFLSQYRQKLLDSGLRGSLGGELELTQGLKLSAGLAAELGSERYQNQNMLLPANALDHRAGFANASLKSSLELDRGDLIYSGAGALRYDHAGADDNLSWRLEGSIRRYGYVESTLGGTLGTSFALPSPYDLYWRGDSQAIGNPDLASERSKGWQIWLDNRLGTFNLRAVWHHNTIDSLIQWRQVQMFGNVWKPLNIGRARIRNLELEAGWEPLAWLKLAAAALLTDALDFSSQPAESAPRLMYTPELSYTLKLDLSWPRFSFWSAYRFTGEQFTTPDNLSAPLPGYALLDLGAAVNFQLRGWTLSPHFSVRNALNRSYSVYAYVPQPGISFLGGVTLRVSD
- a CDS encoding Rrf2 family transcriptional regulator, which gives rise to MAIGTKTEYALRALLEIPAKSSVSANQICERQQLPKKYVEHLLSALKKAGLIASSSGSRGGYTLARPAGQINLYNIMEAVNDHNLELDCGMGKQFCLGDDCPLRPLFGDLAARQRELLQKYSLARIAKLFTQEKK
- a CDS encoding ABC transporter ATP-binding protein, which encodes MIEVTKLSCAYDAQMVLRELDLSLAGDEFTVLVGPNGAGKSTLVYALLGFLPALKGEIRLLGKPLDAYKRSGLARLIAFVPQESVFQFDYPVRDIVLMGRYPYLGLMQSWLPADLEAVGEVLEQLQLAGLAGRFYSQLSGGEKQRVLIARSLAQNTPYILLDETLSQLDINHQVEIMALLRGIVRASGKGILLISHNLNLGANFADRMVFLAGGRVLGSGTPEEMMRPGPLRELFGLELQTMLNPASGKPNLLYPGVP
- a CDS encoding iron-sulfur cluster assembly scaffold protein, whose protein sequence is MQYSQKVLDHFMHPKNVGKMEAPDAQATEGSPACGDQVTVYLKVDEASKKIEDISFLSYGCASNIATASIITELAKGKTLDEAKQLTWRDAMEALDGLPPVKVHCSVLAADTLQTAISNYEIAHGLKEVPNFGKETIIEELKKIIYPQVGEDIVSLKMVKYVGFDKGEVLIDMNMMNFDQWRDNVAEEIREHLGKYPEVKNIQINFP
- a CDS encoding sigma-70 family RNA polymerase sigma factor, yielding MSNKPDSSHTNSEPVDLPKVQKAVRKRAISEFGQPVIADGLVNRVSLRLLDQSREGQAPLCWDKLYRREVEAWFSELQSYCRRYTVKLVHDPETAADICQDCLKELLLSQNSIRNVKAWICRVAHNKAVSQINKEMNERNLAQELKNIPVPEDPEDQELPARLDRKQLRKLLSRADYSLWLRVCEHKTLKDYARAEGISYQTAKARKHRIRTNLRSAWLRARDWTDSPQVLSHDEFRAIQRFISRLLASYGSGSPPAQQEQRNKLRNPKLEEAFQGLSKIHEWTVSLLDEGGFSLLVVGIRDELPLPVKLLVRLDRAHRVRVIDCRSFTMMAFAPSDGARIFTAEKGRNMLKYEELLRLAPKFTVLDQERFDRMLEDLKLQDHD
- a CDS encoding T9SS type A sorting domain-containing protein; its protein translation is MKKVSIILALALGCSLALANPIWSSETIVREGQDLRFGGSAAQSADGSVTTVWTQTRGGENLLLASKLSGEGVSLWDEPLVVKAGEAVKRALQIVETGDGEFILAWLEDLDAGNSQLQLQKINDYGIMLWSAQGVAVNSDCQRDRAKYYLSGNAEGGALLFAQPDTDQPMALGYRFDANGNDLWISNRPTLQANGTLKLQGLIAKCYDSEIVVAWQETTPTGVLNRFKRFYSYGTGSWEQSYPKYPGEYGDHQFCLTSDERIWDMALTALMDTRIKLKLLTWGGNWNIEEPLELVVNPSPVPLKTIIKSSGLSLPQILCSTVVDGVSTLTWYQFYSAEYMVAEQLIRSSSDVLIEAIDFQDNQGNYSFTWVEESLVDGTRKLKAQLIENYTGDLVWPQEGLTLSEALDEVSRPRCFAWNASLLSLSAEPGLDAKYLRRRVFSSAGTPQLTPEQEILASALCGEAWPVRSLDVDDSNFLFYADSRQACATRLYLQKLSLNGELLLPGDGIRLGSGDSSVLLDAVNHTYQHFAALYYSDGLHLQILDLSGNTQWPGPGLLISPQLPVSARLASYEGDVYISWEIDLDSNRKRVMGQRISNGQAMWGADGVIVKNEVYSQQTAVGPPVARHFTWSERWPGSSNYQVRGKRLDAFGNAETGWYADGNMLFYREGFTPLYPSQATLSGSDLILLIDGGTVKPAYAQKVTPDIQLPWGMDGVELLGDSGTYLAGMADQHGVVIGFKHNDGVYVQAVNPAGELIYDSPGNRLDQTPPAQVGKMALGRFASGHFMAVWSAIHPGTTSDLELYFSRASSWGETLDYIPRLLCSAPGDQDLPVLSNPGLETMFVSWRDGRSGYGDHGQMLNGVRAQMISWSDTAIPSEQEIPAAVGLKPCYPNPFREFTNICWDQKDASPVLISVYNLKGQLVKRFEPQRFESGELVWAGEDSQGRQVSPGLYFIRLQSGPKVQTGKVLRW
- a CDS encoding cysteine desulfurase, whose amino-acid sequence is MTPGKIYMDNCVTTPLAPEALEAMRPYFSEEFWFPGAFISTGEATSATLAGWHDAIAKTLNATGPEIHFTSGGTLANNLAIKGLAWAHSSAGKHAIVSVVDYPDLLTNAAWLEKQGFEVSYLEPDAAGLVSADKLKAAIRPDTILFLTTIVNHVVGTIQPIEAYARVLAEAGHRIFWHADAGQAYGKLPLDVQALGVDTLSVSAHKIHGPQGIGALYVKQGVKLAQLIHGINRLDPLQTGGLSLALIAGFVKAAELTFADLAATTSQLRELSDHLLQRLEATIPEIELNGPRGEGRACHNINVSIAYIEGEAITMMLDLQGITVATGSACASQGLKANYVLMAMGKNHVQSHGSMKFTLSRYNSREDIDLAVSRLAEITASLRERSPLYQSTHPQEK